The window AGCGCCGATTGCAGCCGCGCGAGCGATAAAGCCGCGGCGCCCAATCAACGGTTTCGCTGTGCCTTCTCCGATCAGCCTCATGCCATGTGCTCCTTTTGCTGTTTTGTGTAGTGCGGGTCGGTGAGTTCGTGGAACAGGCCGAGGAGTTCGTCCTCAAGGGTCATGACAGCTCCGTGCGGAGTTCGACGGTGCGCGGGCGTGGCGCGACATGGCCGGCCCGTTGCTGGCCAGAGGTCATGTGGTGGCGAGTGCTTCAGGACATGTCCCTTGGTTAGGAGATGCCCTTCAGCTGTGAACGAGAACGCACGGATCGCCATCCGCCAGCGGGACGCAGTCGGTACTCCTCCAGGAGCATCTGGGCCGAACCGAACCTGATCCTGTCGTGCCTCGAGCGCTCCTCAGAGGACGTCCTATGACCTAGTTTGTGTGTTATATGGTCTTGGTCGTATCGCCAGATTTAGGGTGGTTTCGCTCAGAGGCGACGACAGCAGCGAACGTTGTCACCAGCGTCATGGCGCCCCGTGGACTGTCAGGTCTCTTCGTATCCTGAACTCTAGGACCCATTCCGTCGTGTCTCGTCGTACCACGGTCGTCAATCTCGGGAGGGAGGCGGTACCGCGGTACTACTTCACCTTCACCGCGCGTACGTGAAATAGCCTCGATGATTCGCGCTTGACGCCGCCTCCTTTGGCCCGGCGGAGCGGATCATAGTTGATTGATGTGGCCTGGTTCCGGGCGTGGTGGCTGGCCGTCTGTCGCGGCGGTGGGCGTGGTCTCCTGGGTCCGCCCCTTCGGTGGGGCAGCGGTTGAGCTGGTCAGCCGGGGTCGGGGACGGCCATGATCCGGTTGAAGGCGGTGGTGATCTGTTCGGCCCAGGGCCAGGTGGTGGGGATGCGTAAGCGTGCACCGGCGACCAGGCCGAGGCAGGCAGGCCGGTGATGGCGGCACACGTTAGGTTCCGCCGATCGACCAGCCGGGAGTACTCGACCCGCCGGCTGCGCCTGTTGTCCTGCTCGCGGAGCCAGTCGAGCACGGCGTGGGTGGCCGCGCGGCCGGCTCGCACAGCGCGCACGCGGACGGGTCGTCAACTCCACCGCAGCCGCTGCGCGCCGGCTGGCGGGCCATGAAGGTCGAACTCAACCCGGGCACGCCGAACGCCAAGGTCGTGCTGGACGTGTCGCAGTTCGACTTCGACAGACGGGCGGTGACGTGGGCGGCTGCACGCGGACCCGGCAGCGGAGCGGTCGATCACGCGGAGCGGATCGGCCCGGAGCGGTGCGGCTGGGATCTACGGCCGCGCCCTCGACGGACGCGCGAGATGAAGCGCTAGTTCGGCCGGGTGAGTCTCAGGTCGTAGGCGAGGGTGACTGCCTGGATCCGGTCCCGTGCGCCGATCTTGGCGAGGACCCGTCCGACGTGGGTCTTCACCGTCGACTCCGACAGCGTGAACCGTTGCGCGATCTCGCCGTTGGTGAGGCCGTGGCCGATGGCGACGAGGATCTCGCGTTCCCGGCCGGTCAGGGAGTCCAGCCGGGGATCCTCCCGCATGGGCCCGCAGAGGTCATCGTCGAGCCGGTCGGCGAACGCGTCGAGCAGCCGCCGCGTCAGCGCCGGCGCGATCGCCGCGTCCCCGGCGGCGACGGCCCGGATGCCGGCGAGCAGTTCCTCCGGGCGGGTGTCCTTGAGCAGGAAACCGCTCGCCCCGGCCCGCAGCGCGGCGAACGCGTACCGGTCCACGTCGAATGTCGTCAGCATCAGGATCCGCGAACGCCCACCGGCGGCGACGATGCGCCGAGTGGCCTCGATACCGTCGACGCCCGGCGTGCGGATGTCCATCAACACCACGTCGGGATGCAGCTCGGTGGTCCGCCGAACGGCCTCGGCGCCGTTCTCGGCCTCGCCGACGACCTCGGTGTCGGGTGTGCTCTCCAGCAGCATGCGAAACCCGAAGCGCCGCAGCGGCTGGTCCTCCACCACGAGCACAGTGATCATGAATGGCTGCCTTCCCGGGTCGCGTGCACGATTTAGCCGCCGTCCGGTGCGGGACCGGCGCTGACCGTGCCGCCGTAGGACACGGCGCCTTCGGCCATGCCGCCGAGGCCGAGACCCGCGTCGCCCGGCGGTGTCCACTTCATACCGAGCGAACCTGAGACGACCGTTAGAACCAGTGCGTACGGTGCGCATGCCGCCGACGTCGTACTCCCACACGTCTGGGTGACCGAGGAGAACTCCCCCTCCGCCACCAGCAGGACTTGGTGCTCTGTCGCCTGGGCCTTGCCTACCGGGCGGTACCTCGACGCCACCACGCTGGTGGATGCGCCGGGCACCTGGTTCGGCCACCCGGCCTGAGCTCCGCATTAACGGTCGTCTCAGGTTCGCTCGGTAGGAAGCAGGGACAGCACGCGCCAGCTTCCGACCCAGATCACTCGCCGCGTCCGGACATCGATCCGCGCGGGGCAGGCCTGCTCGATGAGACAGCTGCGGTGCCGCCGGGCCTGTGCATGCACACCGAACCCGACCCGGAAACAACGACAAAGCCATAAAGCACCCTCGGTTCCATGGAACACCGTGTGAACCCTGACCAACCACTCATCGGAGATCTCGTGTCCTCACGTCCAGATTCAACGGTCGTCGACCGGCAGTCCGCGAGCGCGCTGTCAGCCAGTGTTGATGACGCTGCGGCCACGCTCGTCGGCGCCGTCAAGCGATACGGCTCCGGCCGGTCGGCCGTTGTCGCGCTCGACGACGTCACCATCGCGTTCCCCACCGGGAAGTTCACGGCTGTGATGGGCCCGTCGGGTTCGGGAAAGTCGACGATGATGCACTGTGCCTCCGGGCTGGATCAACTGACGTCGGGCCGCGCATTCGTCGGCAACGCCGATCTGTCGACCCTCGACGATCGCGAGTTGACCAGGCTTCGCCGAGAACGGATCGGGTTCGTGTTCCAGGCGTTCAATCTCGTGGCGACACTTACGGCCGAGGAGAACATCTGCCTGCCTATGACGTTGTCCGGGCGGCGGCCGAGTGCCGCGGTGCTCGATCAGGTCGTGTCGCTGCTGCGCCTCGGTGATCGCATGCGTCACCGGCCGACGGAGCTCTCGGGTGGGCAGCAACAACGAGTCGCGGTCGCCCGAGCGCTGGTCGCCCAGCCGCAGGTAATTTTCGCCGACGAGCCCACCGGCAATCTCGACACTCGGTCCGGCCAGGAAATCCTTCGATTCCTGCGATCAGCAGTCGATCTACATGACCAGTCGATCGTGATGGTCACGCACGATCCCAACGCCGCTGCCTGGGCGGACCGCGTCGTGTTCGTCGTCGACGGCCGAGTGCACGACGTGATGGATCACCCGTCGGCCGATTCGGTGATCGACGTGATGAAGGGTCTGGCGCGATGAGCCAGATGATGCGGAGTGCGGCTCGAAGCGTGCTCGCGAGTCGGGGTCGGTTCCTGCTGACCGGCACGGCGATCACGCTGTCGGTGGCATTCCTCGTCGCGACGCTGGTGCTGTCCGACTCGATGCGTGGCCGAGCGGCCCGTGACATCGCCGAAGCGTTGGCCGGGACGGACGCCGTGGTGCAGGGCGTCGTCCTCGGCGAGCCCGGCGGAGGGCCCGGAGACCCGGAGAGGTCGGTTCGGCGATCACTGGATCCCGACATTACCGAGCGCGTGACTACGGTCGATGGCGTCGACGGGGCCGCCTCGCAGTGGGTCGGCTTCGCGAAGCTGGTCGTCGACGGATCGTCAGTCGGAACCGGAACGGCGAGCGACGTCGGTCGCAACTGGGTCGCCGACCCGGCGCTCAACCCGTTCCGGCTCACGAGCGGGCGAGAACCGATCGAGATCGGTGAGATCGTCATCGACCGATCGCTCGCCGGTGACGCCGGCTTGGCTCCGGGTGACGTCGTACAGGTCCTGACGACGACGGGGATACACGACGCGACGATCGCCGGTGTCGCGACGATCGCGTCGGCGGACGCGGCGCCGCTGCAGCGAACGGTGCTGTTGCCCGTCGCAGCGGTGTCCGCCTGGCTCGACACTGCGGCGCCGACGGACGTGCTCGTCGACGTCGCAGAGGGCGCTGACCGCGCCGAGGTACTCGACCGCTTGTCGGCACTGACCGATGCCGAGGTCATCGACGGGCCCGACCACATCCGGACGATGCAGGACGCCGCGACGTCACCGCTGCAGTTCCTGACCGTGTTCCTCCTGGCCTTCGCCGTGGTCGCGGTGGTGATCGGTGTCACGATCATCTTCAACACGTTCGCGCTCACCGTCGCCCGCCGCCGACGGGAGTCGGCGCTACTACGCGCGATCGGTGCGCAACGACGCCAACTGCTCGGCGCGGTGGTGATCGAGGCGGCGATCGTCGGGACGATCGCCACGCTCGTCGGCCTTGTGTGCGGGGTCGCGGGAGTGGGCGCGCTGCGCTGGCTCGTCGGACTCGCCGGGGTCACGTTGCTCACCGGGCCATCGATCGTGAGCACGACCTCGATCGCGGTCGCCGCGACCGTCGGTATCGGCGCGACGATCCTTTCGGCATGGATCCCGGCTCGCCGCGCGGCGGCGACGCCGCCGATCGAGGCGCTGCGCGAGAGCGCGGCGGAACCCCGGGTCGTGAGCCCGGCGCGAACGGCGAGCGGGCTCGTGCTCGCCGCGGTGGCGATCGCTGGAGGAGCTGTGGCTGTGGTGCGCTCGAACGCGACGTGGGTCATGCTCGTCGCTGCCATCGTCCCGGCGCTCGTGCTGTGCGGCCCGGCGATCGTGACCGCCACATCTCGTGGGAGCACTCGGGTGGCCCGCCGCGTCGCCGGTGTGTGTGGCTCAATCGCAGCGGGCAACCTGGCTGCGAGCCCTCGTCGATCGGCGTCAACGGCCCTCGCGCTCATGCTCGGCACCGCGATGGTGACGATGTTCGCGGTCTTCGCGAGCTCACTGACGAGTGCGGTCGGGACGGACGTTCGGGACGGACTGCAGGCGGACCTGGTGGTCACGTCGGCGACCGCCGACTTCCCGACGATCGACCCCACCCTGGCCGGCCGGATCGCAGAGCTGCCCGACGTCGACGCAGTCGCTGCGCTGGCCGTCACCGAAGGGATCGTGGCAGGCAAAGCCGAGGCGATCGGCGGCATCGACCCGACTGCGCTGCCCAGCATGTTCGACCTCGACCCGATCGCCGGCGACCTCGCCGACCTGAACGCGGGGGGCGTGGCCGTGGTCGGCGACGACCCGACGCTGCTCGGCGGCAACCTCGTGATCGAGTTCGAACGCTCGACACTCGAGGCGCCGATCGTCGCCGTGGTCCCGAGGAGCACCGGCGGTTTCGAAGCCCCTTTGTACTTCGTCGACCGTCAGACACTCGACACCCTGGTCGGTCGCCTGCTCGACGCTCGGTTGTTCGTCGACCTCGCCGACGGAGCGGTCGCAGACGCCGACGAGGACGTGAGGGCGCTGGTCCGAGCCACGCCTGGGTCGTTCTTCGAGACTCGGGCGGAACACGTCGCCAACAGCGGGAGCGGAATCGCCGCGTTCCGGAACTTCATCGACGGGATGCTCCTCCTCGCGGGCTTCATCGCGCTCCTCGGAGTCGCCAACACCACGGCGCTCGCGATCAATGAACGCTCCGGAGAGCTCGGGCTGCTGCGAGCCGTCGGCGCGACTCGCCGCGAGCTGCGTCGAATCGTGCGGCTCGAGGTGGCACTCCTGTCGTTCGTGGCAGCATCGATCGGTATCGCCGTCGCAGTCGGTCTCGGCTGGGCGCTGATCGACGTCGCCGGTGGCACGGAGATCCCATCCGTCGTCGTACCGTGGCCCCGCCTCGCCGCAACGCTCGTCATCGCGGTCGCAGCCGGCCTCGCCGCCGCGGCGTGGCCCGCGTTCCGGGTCTCCCGGGTACCCGTGCTCGAGCTGGCGAGCCGGGACCGCTGATTCAAGGGTCTCCGCACCGGTCGCCGCCACAGCGCGTACAGCGGCGTGTTGGCGTCGGTCTCGTCTCACGGCCGAGGCTGTCCCGGGTCGGCGGCGGGTACGCTTTTTCATCCCTTGCGGTCGATTGGGTGCTCGGTGCGTACTCGTGCGACGAGCACCACTCACGGCCGGACCAGTCCGGCCGTGAGTGGTCGCGTCCGGCCGGGTTTCGATCGTGGCGGAGTGGCCAGCGGTCCGGGTCCGGATACCCGGACGGCTATGCCGTTTCGCGTAGACCGAGTTCCTCACCACCCAGGCCAAAGGCACCCTGGCCTGCGACTTCCTACACGTCGACACCATCCAGCGCTACCGGACCGTGGCATCCAGCGCCCCGTTGGCCAAGGGGCCGACGGCCTACTCACCAACGGCGACAGCGTGGTGGTTGCCGCCAAGGTGGCTTGGGTTGAGCACCGAAAATACTCGCTGACTGCGGTCGGCGTGGGTGGTCAGCCCTGGTGGCGGGGCCTGCCCTTGAGTCGACGGCTGAACTCCCGGGCGATCTCCCGGTCCGCCTCCCGTTCGGCGATGGCCTGCCGCTTGTCGAAACTGCGCCGGCCCCTCGCGAGGCCGAATTCGACCTTCGCCCAACCCTTCTCGAAGTACAGCGACAGCGGTACGAGCGTCAGGCCGCCCTCTCGGAGGCGTTCCAGGATCCGATCGATTTCCACCCGACGCAGGAGCAGCTTTCGGGTACGCCGGGGCTGGTGGTTCGTCCAACTCCCGAAGCCGTACTCGGCGATGTGCAGCCCGTGCAGCATGATTTCGCGGTCCCCTTGCTGCGCGAAGGCGTCCACCAGCGACACCCGACCGGCCCGCACCGACTTCACCTCGGTGCCGACCAGGACTATCCCCGCCTCGTAGGTGCGCAGGATCTGGTAGTCGTGCCGCGCCCTCTTGTTAGTGGCCACCATCAGGTGACCGCTCTCGCCAGACCTACCCATGGAAACCATCACCTCGCTGCGGCGCTTCCTCACAAGGGTATCGGGGCGCGGTGTGCAGCGGGCTCGACGCAAGAATCCGGACCCGGGTACGCATCGAATGTCGTACCCGGCGGGCACCATGACCGTATGGCTGCCCCCGCCCTGGATCCGGAGCACGTCCGGCCGCAAGCCCTGTCGTTGCGTGAGGCCCGCACCCGGCTGGCCCAACTCGTCGCGCTCGCCGAGTTGACCGACACCGTCACGGTGATCGAGCACGACCGCGACGCCCGCCCCGTCGCCGCCATCGTGCCGGCGGCCGCCGCGCGGAGCGTCGCGCAGGCACGCGCCGATGCGGGACGGATCGCCGAGGTCACCGCCGGCTGGGCGCACCGGTTGGAGCAGACGCGACAGCGCAGCGCCCGCCAGCACGCCAACAACCTGCGGGTGCTGACCGACGCCCTCGCCGAGGTCTGGGCCGAGCTTGACCGGCGGATCCCGTCGGCCAGCGACCCGGCGCTGGCGCGGCTGCGGGCCGCGCACATGGACCTGCTGCGGCGCTGAACGCGCTGGCGGGGTCGCTGGGCGGGCCGGTCTGTCCTATGGGAAAAGATGCGGCCATGCCCAGAATCAGACACGAGCCGTCGCTTGACCAGCACGGA is drawn from Micromonospora sp. Llam0 and contains these coding sequences:
- a CDS encoding response regulator transcription factor produces the protein MITVLVVEDQPLRRFGFRMLLESTPDTEVVGEAENGAEAVRRTTELHPDVVLMDIRTPGVDGIEATRRIVAAGGRSRILMLTTFDVDRYAFAALRAGASGFLLKDTRPEELLAGIRAVAAGDAAIAPALTRRLLDAFADRLDDDLCGPMREDPRLDSLTGREREILVAIGHGLTNGEIAQRFTLSESTVKTHVGRVLAKIGARDRIQAVTLAYDLRLTRPN
- a CDS encoding ABC transporter ATP-binding protein, coding for MSASVDDAAATLVGAVKRYGSGRSAVVALDDVTIAFPTGKFTAVMGPSGSGKSTMMHCASGLDQLTSGRAFVGNADLSTLDDRELTRLRRERIGFVFQAFNLVATLTAEENICLPMTLSGRRPSAAVLDQVVSLLRLGDRMRHRPTELSGGQQQRVAVARALVAQPQVIFADEPTGNLDTRSGQEILRFLRSAVDLHDQSIVMVTHDPNAAAWADRVVFVVDGRVHDVMDHPSADSVIDVMKGLAR
- a CDS encoding type II toxin-antitoxin system Phd/YefM family antitoxin, which codes for MAAPALDPEHVRPQALSLREARTRLAQLVALAELTDTVTVIEHDRDARPVAAIVPAAAARSVAQARADAGRIAEVTAGWAHRLEQTRQRSARQHANNLRVLTDALAEVWAELDRRIPSASDPALARLRAAHMDLLRR
- the smpB gene encoding SsrA-binding protein SmpB: MVATNKRARHDYQILRTYEAGIVLVGTEVKSVRAGRVSLVDAFAQQGDREIMLHGLHIAEYGFGSWTNHQPRRTRKLLLRRVEIDRILERLREGGLTLVPLSLYFEKGWAKVEFGLARGRRSFDKRQAIAEREADREIAREFSRRLKGRPRHQG
- a CDS encoding FtsX-like permease family protein, whose amino-acid sequence is MSQMMRSAARSVLASRGRFLLTGTAITLSVAFLVATLVLSDSMRGRAARDIAEALAGTDAVVQGVVLGEPGGGPGDPERSVRRSLDPDITERVTTVDGVDGAASQWVGFAKLVVDGSSVGTGTASDVGRNWVADPALNPFRLTSGREPIEIGEIVIDRSLAGDAGLAPGDVVQVLTTTGIHDATIAGVATIASADAAPLQRTVLLPVAAVSAWLDTAAPTDVLVDVAEGADRAEVLDRLSALTDAEVIDGPDHIRTMQDAATSPLQFLTVFLLAFAVVAVVIGVTIIFNTFALTVARRRRESALLRAIGAQRRQLLGAVVIEAAIVGTIATLVGLVCGVAGVGALRWLVGLAGVTLLTGPSIVSTTSIAVAATVGIGATILSAWIPARRAAATPPIEALRESAAEPRVVSPARTASGLVLAAVAIAGGAVAVVRSNATWVMLVAAIVPALVLCGPAIVTATSRGSTRVARRVAGVCGSIAAGNLAASPRRSASTALALMLGTAMVTMFAVFASSLTSAVGTDVRDGLQADLVVTSATADFPTIDPTLAGRIAELPDVDAVAALAVTEGIVAGKAEAIGGIDPTALPSMFDLDPIAGDLADLNAGGVAVVGDDPTLLGGNLVIEFERSTLEAPIVAVVPRSTGGFEAPLYFVDRQTLDTLVGRLLDARLFVDLADGAVADADEDVRALVRATPGSFFETRAEHVANSGSGIAAFRNFIDGMLLLAGFIALLGVANTTALAINERSGELGLLRAVGATRRELRRIVRLEVALLSFVAASIGIAVAVGLGWALIDVAGGTEIPSVVVPWPRLAATLVIAVAAGLAAAAWPAFRVSRVPVLELASRDR